The DNA region tcactaagcaactggttgtaaattgagaactacctatatgtGTGTATTGAAGGCTAATTTGACTGAGTGCCAACTTAAAGGTATTCTCTAGTAATTTTGGATTTATTTTGGTTTAGGATGCAGTTTGTCAATTGAAATTATGATTGAGACTGTTCATGCATTGTAAGATTAAGTTTTTATTGCTAGATGGTAGCAATGAATACCCTTTGCCAGTTTTTTGCTTACTTGTCGTATATAATGGTTATTACAGTCcttacattgtatgttgtagGACTTCTGTTTTTATTCCTTGGGCTATTTGGTCttacttaaaatgttttaatttaaagGCGTATATGTGTTTTCTTCAATTGGTAAAGCACTTGTCTGGGTCTGTGGTACAAAGCAGCCAAAGCAGCTTGAAGGGTCCTGAGGACTTCTGTTCCCAAACTTATTCTTTCTACAGAGAAACACGTACAGTTTACAAGCAAAGGTGTTGTAGAAACTTCATTTCCTCTGTGCTTGTTAGTTAAGGTAGTTGACTGCTTGATAGGTGAGAAATGCTTAGTAGTTGATGGAGTATAGACGTGTCTCACTTGTATCCCAGGAGAAGGAGAAGTGTGGATATTGCACTCAGctaggtaaaaaaaaaagctactgtCAGAATGACGTATGGTATAATAGTATTTTATTGTACAAAACAATATGGTTGTTTCATGCTTTATTCAGATAACACcagttcttttcttaaaaaacagcACCAAAAGACACAGCTTATCCTCAGTTCAACATTTGCATAGTTAGGAAGACAACATGTAAAATGCTAAATAAATCATAGACTCAGGCAACTGAAGGCAATTGAGAATATTATGTAGGCAACCTTCATAATATGCCTGACTGAACATAACCCGCTAAAATTTTTGGATGCTAGCTTTCCATGATATTCTAATTATCTGACTGGAAGAAATATTTAATCAGATTTCTGGTTATGGTATGGGACAAAGATGGCACTGATCAAACTCTTGGATGGCCTGTAGTTGCAGTGGGGTAGAGTCATCCTAGCTCTTCTTAATCTCTCAGTGGTCTTCAATACCAGTCATAGTGTTCTTCTGGACCTGCTCTGGAAATTGGGGATGTGTGGCATTGTGTGGGTTGgttcccttccttcctcagaGATTGGTTTCAGCTGGTTTTAATAAGGTGGGAGAAGTCCAATCCTTAGTTCCTACTTGTGTGATGCTTCAGGGCTTGTTTATAATCTACATGGAACTGCTGGATGAGGCCATCTGACAGCTTGGTATGAGGCATGATCAATATGATTTGGGCCACAAGTGGCTTTGGTTAATGTAGCCCTTATAATAGGTGATTTATCTCAGCTGCCACATATTTTAATGTttgcattattttaattgttattatttaaatattgtttcCCTGCCCAGAATGAGATGGACAGccatatgaaataaatattactCTCTTTAGTCGCTTGGATTGGACTGATCCAatcataatagaaaatagaaggaccttttattttttcccaaattATTGTTTATATCTGAAACCAAATATTAAGTCAATCCATAATCGTGGAAAGTTTAGGTCAATTTAcatataagaatggcaaaaaaTGACAAATTTTCCATAAAAgtggaaaatagaaagaaaaatattagatATACTTTCTGCCTTGAGTCTTTTATAAAACTAATgtacaacaaataaataataaaatataaataaataaataaaggcagtgaaaacagaaaaaaatgggtCAGATATAATGGAATTTCAAACCAAATTTAAGTCCATTCTTCGTAAGAAAATATAGTGTTCAACTGCACCCATATATTCATTTCCTTTGATAGCATTATcgaacttttttttgaaaaactgaCCTTTAAATAATACTGAAGCCACTTCAAGGTCAGAGTTCACTTGATCTTGAATATTTTTGCTCTCTTCTTCATTCAAGGATTTGACAAATCGAGAACACACATTCATATCAAACCTATTGGGCAAAATGAATTTCATCCCCATAGCAACACTCTGAGGTGCTCCTTCCTCCACACCGGACTCAAGGTGATGTTCAACTTTAATATCTGGCATATGAGACAAACTAAAGGTGCCAGCACAATCTTCCACAATTAGCTGAGTATCAGCATCTAGATTGGTTGAAGACTCCATGATCTGAATTTCAATTATGTAATCTGTTTCTCAAGGTATTTGATGTATTCTCTTTTTCAGTATTACTGTTTGAGATTTCTAATAATCTATAGTTGGAAACAAAAAATCAGTACATTAGAACATTGGACACTGATTCAGTGTACTGTGCAAAAACAGCAGTCACCACTATAAATAACTAATTAATTCTGAATAGTGCAGAATATTCTCCTTATGATCTCCTTATGACCCttgtagcatccctatggtcagaggatttacatttggatgcttgacaactgactcatgttaagacggttgcagtgtcccggaatcaagtgatccccttttgtgaccttctgacaagcaaagccaatggggaaaccagattcacttaacaaccatgttattaattgaagaactgcagtgattcacttaacaaatgtggcaagaaaagttgcaaaacagAGCaaattaacacatttctcacttagcaacataaattgttgTCCTTCAGTTAAAGGCTACCTGTATTTCTTTCCATCGGACACCACTAACTTATTGTCTGTTGCCGCATGAATGCAACAATGACAACCAATTTAAACGCCCTAAATGGGATACCAGTCCAtagaatagaatcatagaatatcataaaatatgattatattttatataatataatataatataatataatatataataatataatataacataataaatataatataatgtaatatttaatatgatatttaatataattaatataatatttcacttaacttgtaatatacaaatatattataTTCCCAGCTCggaaaccttgacctctgatcTTTTAGTTTGGAGGCTAAAGACGCAGCATGGGATTCTCCAATTCAAAGGAGACACTTGTtcggcaggctgaggcaaagaggcagtcccggAACCAGCAAAACTGGGGGCTGGGCAGAGGTCAGTATATATCTGCCCTCaatgtggaagggattgccactcccaaattggactttttagccacaccagatgctgtattaggacctctttccagtgCACGACACCATAATCTTTTGAGATTGAAGGAtgcctattatattatattataatcatAGAATATGATTATAGAATAGAATCACAGAATAGATaacttagaactacgccgccttcggtctgatctaatgtcctacctgtcaatgactacttcagcttcaaccacaacaatacacgagcacacaatagatacaaactaaaggtaaaccgctccaaactcgattgcagaaaatataacttcagcaacccagtggtcaatgcctggaatgctctacctgactccgttgttacatccttaaacccccaaaactttaactttaCAGTGTCTActatcgacctcaccccattcctaagaggtctgtaaggggcgtgcctACCaaggtgcctaccatccctgtcctgaTGTTccctttttattcgtatccatttcatgtattcaaaatcatgttatcTAATAAATGCTTGacgaaatatttttttaaaaaataaggaccTAAAGCGACGCCTCCGCGAGGAGACCTCACTTGCGCAACCAGCGTCCAGCAGAAGGACCAACCTCACCTTCCGCCGACCCCCAGACTTAAGCCGACCCGGGTCTCTCCGATCTAAACTCCGGCACTCGAGACCGCTCTACGGCGCAGGGAGTTCGCTACTTCTCCGACTTCACTTCCACAGGTCGCCGAATCCCCCTCTCCCCCATCGGCATCCTTCAACTCCATTGTCTCGCTCCGCTCCTCGCGCTGCAACGCCAAGCCGCGGCTGTTATGATTCCGTTCCATGACGTCACTTCCGCCGAAGCACACCAGCAGACTCGGGAACGGGGTCCACGGTTACCCGCCATCTGGGCTGCAAGCCTCCAGAAGGCCACGAGGGGGCAATACGTGGCGGCGGGTACTAGACGTAGCTGTTTCCTTGCTGCCCTCTCGTGGTGTCCTGGAGGTTTGCAGCTCAGGAAAAGCTCAGCCCCAGACAAGGAAGATGCTCTGTTTAGTCTGCACCACCAATTCTTCtacctctcctccccccttcccttgtatATGAGctaagaatggggggggggaatagagcaACACAACCGCCTACAAAAAAAAAGGGCGAGGACAGGAAAGCGGTTCCCCTCCGGCTTATTCTGCCCCATTCTGGCAGAAGAATTGGGGGGGAGCGGAAAAGAGCGCGAGAGCGGTTCCCAATGAGGAAAGCACTCGCCCGCTGTCAGGCCGGCGCAGAGGTTAGAGAGGAGGCGCGATGTGATGACGTAGTTCACTGGGCTGCGATGGCTGCTCCCTTACAGGCAGCGTGAGCGTGAAGAACCGGAGGTCCAGGTAACCGCGGGCTGATTGTAGGGGAGGACGGACGGGGACGGGACTTCCAGAGATGCGGAAGGCCTTCAGCCTTGCATTTTTAGCCCCAatccctcttcttctctcttatTAGGTAGACTTTAGCGTTTTAGTGGCAAGGAAGGCAGACCCGGAACAGCCGCTACTTTCCCCATCTTGCCGTCTCCTTTGCAGAAAATGCCGCAGGAGTAGTAAATTAGGGGTCCCCtaatttagcaactttaagacttgtggacttcaactcccagaattttccagccagctggctggagaattctgggagttgaagtccacaagtcttaaagttgccaaatttgaagacctctggatTAGATTAACGCTTCTTCGTTTGCCTGCATTGTCGTGCAGGTTGTCCTGGAAAGCCTTCAAATGAATTCTGAAAACAGCGCTCTTCCAAGTTTGCAATCATTGATTATTGGGCAATGTTGCTTCTGAATAAAGTTCCTTGGGGCAGTTGTCCACTGGCATTCCTGCTAACAATGAATTCTAAAAGTCATTGCAACCAGAAAAAAGTGCCTCGTTTTATTTGTTATGAATCTGATTTCTTTCAAAATGGAAAAGCGGGTGGCCGATATTGAGCATAAAACCTGTATGGTGAAGTTTGAATATATCAGCTATAAATTATCATTTGCAATTTACTAGGTGTGTGATAGTTGACATTGGAACATTTGCTCATGTCTCTCTTCAGAGCTTGTAACTATTGActtcaaggaaaaatataaatcttcccctgttcaagcaggaaatcctatctCATTTCAGATAAATCTCTTTTTCAATCTCTTTAGAAATAGAATACTTATTTAGATGGTGTAACAAATATTGTAGATTATTGTAGAATGTTATCATCTCCCATTTCAAAATGAATGAAATTGGCTAGTCTTCAACAGTTATTTGAATTCAAAGATTTATTTTGCGcattcatattttaaataaaagaagatGAGAGAATCGTACCCTTACTTGTTTTGCTATTTTAAACAAcctgtttgcttttattttaaaaggttgcATCTAGAAAATTCTCTCCTTATGAAGTTTATAGGTGGAAGATTGCTTTCTGCTCCTGGAGAAATTTCATTTAAGAAACAATGGCGAATTACAAGCCTGTAATAGTTCAGACATTTCCAAAGCTTGGAGAAAAAATTACAAAGGATACTTTGTATTGGAAGAATTATAAGGTAATAACACATACTGTAATTAATTA from Thamnophis elegans isolate rThaEle1 chromosome 3, rThaEle1.pri, whole genome shotgun sequence includes:
- the ANKRA2 gene encoding ankyrin repeat family A protein 2, producing MESSTNLDADTQLIVEDCAGTFSLSHMPDIKVEHHLESGVEEGAPQSVAMGMKFILPNRFDMNVCSRFVKSLNEEESKNIQDQVNSDLEVASVLFKAECNIHTSPSPGIQVRHVYTPSTTKHFSPIKQSTTLTNKHRGNEVSTTPLLVNSLSVHQLAAQGEMLYLATRIEQENVINHMDEEGFTPLMWAAAHGQIAVVEFLLQNGADPQILGKGRESALSLACSKGYTDIVKMLLDCGVDVNEYDWNGGTPLLYAVHGNHVKCVKILLEHGADPTVETDSGYNSMDSRCSLGPS